The Zerene cesonia ecotype Mississippi chromosome 19, Zerene_cesonia_1.1, whole genome shotgun sequence genome has a window encoding:
- the LOC119834558 gene encoding J domain-containing protein — protein sequence MTGVDEILNYQKDPGDDFYGLLGCDESSTVEQINAEYKVRALQFHPDKNDGDKEAEAKFQKLKEAKETLCDPSKRALYDKWRNSGISMGYKQWLGMKEHVQQSMHWSKPNTKDRMLEDESGRSSGPSSLGPSNAAARRASEGGANLWGRWGGGNQEPPTDVISKFRNYEI from the exons ATGACCGGAGTGGATGAAATCTTGAATTATCAAAAAGATCCTGGCGATGACTTTTACGGCCTATTGGGCTGCGATGAAAGCTCAACA GTGGAACAAATAAATGCTGAATACAAAGTGAGGGCTCTTCAGTTTCACCCAGACAAAAATGATGGCGATAAAGAAGCTGAAGCTAAATTTCAAAAACTGAAG GAGGCAAAAGAGACGCTATGCGACCCCTCCAAGAGAGCTTTGTATGATAAATGGAGGAATAGTGGCATCTCTATGGGTTACAAGCAGTGGCTGGGAATGAAGGAGCATGTGCAGCAATCCATGCATTGGTCAAAACCAAACACTAAGGACCGCATGCTGGAGGATGAATCTGGGCGCTCTTCAGGACCTTCCAGCCTTGGCCCATCAAATGCTGCAGCTCGTCGTGCCTCTGAAGGAGGTGCTAATCTTTGGGGACGCTGGGGAGGTGGAAACCAAGAACCACCAACTGATGTCATCTCCAAATTCCGCAATTATGAAATCTAA